Below is a genomic region from Gasterosteus aculeatus chromosome 2, fGasAcu3.hap1.1, whole genome shotgun sequence.
GGGAACCGCggcgagagcagcagcagcacaggcgGGCTCGGTCGTTTAATGCAGCCGTGCTCAGGCCTGCGCCAGCCTCAGGATGGAGGCCTGTCTATGCAAAGAGGACCATGACACATTGTGGGGTTACGCCTAAAAGATGCTCCTGGGTGTAACGCGACACGCAGCCGGCTGGGAGAAcaataaaacagattaaaaaattaaataaaaatcagGACGCCGTGTTCGCTTCCTGTCATGCACACGCACgtcaaagtacattttaaaaaaagcattatttgtttttctttgtgacaATCTTGCGTGGTGTCACGAGCACACGGGCGCCGGGATGCGGGATGGATCTCACGCTTCTGGGGAGGATCGACGCGCGCATTTACATGTGTTTATGCTTTAACTCGCACGGCGGAATCCAGTTCGTTTCCGTGCGAACTAGCGAACGAAGCCCGACTACTTACCGTGAGTCCGGTGCCCAAAACGATCACATCATATTCCTCATCCATGTTGTATCAACCGCCTTTCCCGTCTCGCCCtctttttgccgtgagaaatgaAGGGTGTTGGAAGGAAAGAATTGGCCGGCGGGTTTACACAAACCGGGGGTTTAAGCTCCCTTTTCTCTGCCCGTAGTGCTGTTATTATCGTATTATTGTTTAATAGTCATTAGGCATTAATGACCAATGGAATAAACTGTCCAGACTGTCACCGGCGAGGACGACCAAAGATGGCCCTGGTCGTGGAGCACTCTAGAACAATGTCAGTGCGCGACGGGAAATAGTGCgtattctcctcctctcttcccacCACGCTAGACAATGGACTCAGACTGAAGCGTTAACTGTAAAAGGAAGTCTCGCTTAAAACTGGAGTTGTGGCGCGGTTAAATGTGTGCTCAGTTTTGTTGCATACTTTGGCTTCGAGTTTGACGTGTTTTtgccattttaaatatatttagtcTTGTTCTGTGCTCTATTTTCTTGTCTATCCTTCCTTTCCAGTGGTAGGCGCAGTGATATCCCTCCGCCACCACAGCTGTGTGGATGGGAGTTGCTTTCGCTGACTGACCTCGCGCAAGTCcgttaacaataaaaaaaacataatttaaaaacTTACTTCCTCGATTGTTTTTGTATATTCAAATTGTCCTGTAGTTAGTTAATGGACCATATAAGGATAATGGACCCGATGCCACCGGGAGTGGACTTCCCAAAGTGAGGGTGTATCAGCACCTTGGACAGTTGTCAAGTCATTGCCCAGCTCAACAGTTAATGATACATACAAATAAAATCtagtataatataataagtGTAAAAAGTCAATGTGGCGTGAAGTGTTTTAGTATTAGGATGCGTTTGGGATTACATTAATTGCTATTTGTATGTTGTATTTACAAACTTTAAATGCTGTTGTGTAGTTTATAAACTACATGCATCACATTCTATATAATTATAGTATGTTTGTAGCGAGACTTGCTACTGCTCTGGGTTTCTGAGGCACGGTGGACCGAGCTGCTGGCTGTCGCGGTGTCAGAAGGACGGGTGTGGGCGTGGCTAACAGAAGCCGGAAGACACTCACATGACCCTCAGCTGCTTCACGTCACGTGAGCAGCGCTTTGCGGAAGAAGGAGAAATGGCAGAATCGAGGTGCTCCAGTCGAGTGCGACTAATGGCATTTCTTGCCCTTCTCTTCGCTCTTTTCTCCACAGGGGACTCCGTTGCTCAAGTACCACTCCTAATGTGGTCCAGCGATGggtaatatttcattttgtatcgTTTATGTTTTACCTAAAACAGACATTAAGAGTTAGTAATCAGCCAACTGTTCGTCATGCTAATATGCTAACACTTGTTGCTAGCTCAACTAAACTAAAGTTACACATTTTATAGCTACCACCGTTGCCGGCTGGCATTAGGCGTGATCAACTGTTCATAGCTCCAATAAATAACTTTGGAGAACAAAAGATATATCACTATTAAATGTATATAATTCCTGCCTGTCAAGTTTACCAGCACTGGCCTCCACTGCTGCTGGTCACATCACATCCAAAGAGCAGCTGGCCGCCTACCTCTCCTCTGCCTTTAAGTCTGGACCCCACACTGTGCTGTTGTTCCTGCAAGATAAGGTCAGTCCCTGACTCGTGCAAactatcaggaatcaggaatcaggaaacatttattagccaaaatatgtcaaacatacaaggaatttgtcttggcgattagtgcgcgacagtagacagacaagacaacagtgcacaagtaatacaataaagtggaatgaaatgctaatgcaatgggttagtagaataaggctaaggctatgggttagtataaaacaagagaataaagtttaaaaaatttaaatattaaaaagtaaaaaagaaaaataataagcataaagtgcactaaccaacaagtaacagacaagagacaaagtgacaagtgacaaagtgatgaattgcagttaaagtggcatgtgcagtatgaaggggagtgactaTACACCTGTAGCAAACACGGTGGTTTCAAGATGTCACTCAACGCATTGGAGCCAAGTGTTTAGTGGAGATGGACTGctctgagatttttttttaatacatttcacTGGTCTATTATCAAGTTTGTCCTTGGTAGCTGCGTATAATGGGGTAGTAGTGAGTCACATGTAGTTGCACTGCCGTCCCATGTGACGCAGCGTAACGGACTTCTCACTCTGAAGTGACTATGAGTTTGGCATTACTTCCCCTTTCACAGCTCCTCAATAATAATACACCGTCTCGGTTCAGTTCTCTGGAGGTCATCAGTGTCGTGATAAATGGATTGATCTGTATTTTAGTTGCATTGCAGATGTTGTTTGTATTAAGCTACAAGTGTTTTTCCTCTTGGTAAACACTTTTGTTGTCCTTATTTGTGTTCAGTTAAGCAAAGATGACTTCACAGTCTTTGGTGGAGTGTTTGGAAACAAGCAGGATGGTGCCTTTGGAAATCTTGAGGTAGGTTTTTATAGCCTTATGCATGAGTCTTAAATGGAGATGATTTTGTCTGACTAATAATAATGCTCTTTCTTTCCAATCCCACCTCCTCAGGCTGCGCTGCATTCTTCCTCATCAGTGATGTTCCCTGCTTTGGAGTGGTTGGATTCCTCTGCCATTCCAGCTCTGCTGCAAGAGAAGCTGGGTGTCTCGCCTCTGCTTGTAGACGCAGACACTCTGCCTCATCTGAGCATCAACACCTCTGCCAGCAATCTACTGATCATCAATTTACCTTATTGTACTAGGTAAGAACATCAGTCATTGTAACTGtaaagtttcttcttcttttttttttagctttgtgAAAACTAACTTTCTTTTTGACTGTGTTTCATAGCTTTGGCAAGTCTTGTAAAGAAGTCCTACATGACAATGGTGAGTTTTAACTGTTCATTCTGTAGTAATGTATCTATTTTAATCACAGTACAGTATTTTTCTGACATGTGTAACTCAAGTGTATTTTTCATTCCTCAGATGGAATTATTGGAAAAGTTCTGAGTGTCATGAAAGACAAAAATGTCCTTTACACTGCGATATACACAGGACTTAAACCATCACGAGTAAGAAATTATAACTGCACATCATGTACCAAAATTGAACTATACGATTTCTATGCTAATCCATCAtcagaaacaataaaaatgtcacACGAATGTCAAAATGTCAAGACACACGTCACCATATAGATTTGTCTCTGTAGGTGATTTCAGAGGCATCGTTGTCTGTCCATCCTGCGGGGCGATCCCTGCTCCAAGCAGTTGTGCCCGAGGTTAAACCGCCCATCATGTTTAACGTATCCGGCAACCCTTGCGTAATGCTCTGGGCCCAGAATCTCAACATCAGCCTTACAGGCGAGACTGCGTGGATCGACCTCGCTGCACAAGTACCCTCCCTGACAGGATCCACGTGCAACAGCAGCAACTCACTGTGAGTTGGCTAGCGTGTTAGCATTCTGGAGCTTATTCAAGAGAacttcagttttattttatttataaaggacagatgtcattttaaatgtgttcttcttctctcacatCAGGCTTGTCCTCACTTATTCATCAGGCTACATTCTAAGGTAAAGTACCTCTCTTATATCTATCTTTTAAATATGTTACTGCATACAGGAGGGGCTT
It encodes:
- the atp6ap1b gene encoding V-type proton ATPase subunit S1b; its protein translation is MTLSCFTSREQRFAEEGEMAESRCSSRVRLMAFLALLFALFSTGDSVAQVPLLMWSSDGLPALASTAAGHITSKEQLAAYLSSAFKSGPHTVLLFLQDKLSKDDFTVFGGVFGNKQDGAFGNLEAALHSSSSVMFPALEWLDSSAIPALLQEKLGVSPLLVDADTLPHLSINTSASNLLIINLPYCTSFGKSCKEVLHDNDGIIGKVLSVMKDKNVLYTAIYTGLKPSRVISEASLSVHPAGRSLLQAVVPEVKPPIMFNVSGNPCVMLWAQNLNISLTGETAWIDLAAQVPSLTGSTCNSSNSLLVLTYSSGYILSFAMSQRFYPVSARNWFTLDSVQLQANGQTSSFTGSRNIYAPAEYSFHCQSVTSFRDILLVANKTNPSPLWRLNFIDFQIQGFGLANGTNFSYASDCAGFFTPGIWMGLLTGLLFLWIFVYGLHMIMQLNTMDRFDDPKGPSISVPQSE